From the Gemmatimonadota bacterium genome, the window GAGCGTGGGCCTGCTCGACGCCGACATTTACGGCCCCAGCATCCCGACCATGATGGGCGTCAAGGACCAGCCCGGCGTGGTGGGACAGAAGATCCTGCCCATGATCGCCCACGACATCAAGATGATGTCCTTCGGATTCCTGATCCCGGAAGACCAGTCGGTCACCTGGCGGGGTCCCATGGTCCACCAGGCCGTGCAGCAACTCCTGCGCGACGTCCTTTGGGGAGAGCTGGACTGCCTCGTCATCGACATGCCCCCGGGCACGGGGGACGCGCACTTGACGCTGACCCAGTCCGTGCCGCTCACCGGCGGCCTGGTGGTGACGACGCCGCAGGACGTGGCCCTGATCGACGCGCGGCGCGGCGTGGCCATGTTCCAGCAGGTAAACGTGCCCATACTCGGCATCGTCGAAAACATGAGCTATTTCAACTGTCCCCACTGCGGCGACCGGACGGATATCTTCACGACGGGCGGAGGAAAGCGGGCCAGCGAGGCGCTGGGCGTGCCCTTCGTCGGTGCATTGCCCATCGATCCAGCGGTCTGCATGGCCGGTGACCAAGGTACCCCCATCGTCCGGCAGGAACCCGACTCGCAGCAGACCGAGGCCTTCCGCCGGGTGGCGGAAACGCTCCGGGCATCGATCGGGGTATGAGGGAGGCTCAACCCATGTCCAAACCCGTGAAAGCAGTCGGATTGCTGTCCGGCGGACTGGACAGCACGATCGCGGCCGCCATGCTGATGCGGCAGGGCATCGAAATACAGGGGCTCACGTTCTACACCGGCTTCTGCGTGGTGGAGCACAACCGCAGGTCCAAGACGCGGAAGCGCAAGAA encodes:
- a CDS encoding Mrp/NBP35 family ATP-binding protein; amino-acid sequence: MRDVVDQLKQIMYPGFDRDIVSFGLVKNVQASNGHVAFSLAFSTQDESTRRQITMTAKEAVERMPGVQDVQITGPPPGQSATATAQGPAGGPAGQHGQHGQPGKIELPGVKTIVAVASGKGGVGKSTVSVNLSVALADDGASVGLLDADIYGPSIPTMMGVKDQPGVVGQKILPMIAHDIKMMSFGFLIPEDQSVTWRGPMVHQAVQQLLRDVLWGELDCLVIDMPPGTGDAHLTLTQSVPLTGGLVVTTPQDVALIDARRGVAMFQQVNVPILGIVENMSYFNCPHCGDRTDIFTTGGGKRASEALGVPFVGALPIDPAVCMAGDQGTPIVRQEPDSQQTEAFRRVAETLRASIGV